One part of the Mytilus trossulus isolate FHL-02 chromosome 11, PNRI_Mtr1.1.1.hap1, whole genome shotgun sequence genome encodes these proteins:
- the LOC134690834 gene encoding cholecystokinin receptor type A-like, whose product MHLNVTWETSTNIVGIIGRNISEYIRNETENVSFLTLDTYNNLVFQNNLLLSFIYILLLMIIGISGNLLVCYIYLFYQKRCQRTTRSFRGRNKSSKLKTTDIFIISLACFDLISCLLAMPMELFLLRNFLTFDYPWLCKISRFISMFCTISTSFVLLAIAVSRFVGIRLRSLNITITTLHAKIIVVVSVLIALALSSPVLVLYGTYTLPLTAGVTASTCLIVNEYAETNYPFVTIVCLTVIHLLFDILFITFYGLISGKVVSNKRTFSTIIRNNSSNRSQEQSIESKTIVLSNEGNQNENVSLTNTASDKTKYDDVFLDHIAEDGNEYGQQSPALNKRIIKPIKIAGRKKSSSTSTAYSRRSCKSLRLGSSFANETNVHGRTYKASRTTFMLFIVTLAFMVTFAPYCIVALLRNLEGVGYYSKLTDIQKTVYQLFLRSYFLSSAINPIIYSFLNQSFKSRSKIILKNIFNKVLCINH is encoded by the coding sequence atgcatttgaatgtcACTTGGGAAACGAGTACAAACATCGTTGGAATAATTGGACGGAATATTTCCGAATATATAAGAAATGAAACAGAAAATGTGTCTTTTCTTACCTTAGATACATACAACaatttagtttttcaaaacaatcttttgttgtcgtttatttatatTCTTCTATTAATGATTATTGGAATTTCTGGAAACTTACTCGTTtgctatatttatttattttatcagaaaaGATGCCAAAGAACGACAAGAAGCTTCCGAGGAagaaataaatcttcaaaattgaaAACGACAGACATCTTCATTATTTCTCTAGCATGTTTTGATTTGATCAGCTGTTTACTAGCAATGCCAATGGAACTATTTTTACTGCGTAATTTCTTAACATTTGATTATCCATGGTTATGTAAAATTTccagatttatttctatgttttgtacGATATCAACATCGTTCGTTCTGCTAGCGATTGCGGTGTCCCGATTTGTTGGAATAAGACTACGTTCTCTAAACATTACGATCACAACATTGCATGCTAAAATAATAGTGGTTGTTTCCGTTCTTATCGCCTTAGCACTATCATCTCCCGTACTTGTTCTTTATGGGACATATACACTCCCTTTAACCGCTGGGGTAACAGCTAGTACGTGTTTGATTGTCAATGAATATGCAGAAACAAATTATCCATTTGTAACAATCGTTTGCTTAACTGTGATTCACTTGCTTTTTGATAttctatttataactttttatggACTAATTAGTGGAAAAGTTGTCAGCAATAAACGTACATTTTCAACAATTATCAGAAATAACAGTTCTAATCGTTCACAGGAACAATCGATCGAATCGAAAACGATAGTTCTGTCAAATGAAGGAAACCAAAATGAAAACGTTTCACTTACAAATACTGCATCCGACAAAACTAAGTACGATGACGTATTCTTAGATCATATCGCCGAAGATGGCAATGAATATGGACAACAGAGCCCCGCTCTGAACAAAAGAATAATTAAACCAATAAAGATAGCCGGAAGGAAGAAATCATCAAGTACATCCACTGCGTACTCTAGGCGTAGCTGTAAATCATTGCGCTTAGGCAGCTCatttgccaatgaaacaaacGTTCATGGAAGGACCTATAAAGCAAGCCGGACTACTTTTATGCTATTCATAGTAACACTGGCTTTCATGGTGACATTTGCACCGTATTGCATTGTGGCTTTGTTGAGGAATTTGGAAGGTGTTGGATATTATTCTAAATTGACAGACATTCAAAAGACCGTGTATCAACTTTTCTTGAGATCTTATTTTCTAAGCAGTGCAATCAATCCGATTATATACAGCTTTCTCAATCAGTCTTTTAAGAGTCGTAGTAAAATCAtacttaaaaacatttttaacaaggTGTTATGCATAAACCATTGA